A region of Drosophila mauritiana strain mau12 chromosome 3L, ASM438214v1, whole genome shotgun sequence DNA encodes the following proteins:
- the LOC117141630 gene encoding uncharacterized protein LOC117141630 isoform X3 has product MVTYHFRSSLTQFSVPHLEAPSGESAKRSKVRKEGDKSNMNTNSPSKSMAVKSSQLYRYIAPRNRSMPVMKDPRNMTLRRMPKPGSNEMGTTSDCAATLSQQIKAVSSPTLSEPCLEEQPQKGTESTDVANTGSSAGSGGLGVLQKFKRTLNNFNNKNQMHISPLSPAAVGNNVPKTKTSPTTPTASIAPMITTTTAGDPGSEAGDSSSGKYRFGPLIWRSSKERRKTKYNRRDKCNSGDSGIQIELEQDEQYSRAMAVSRQDEPRAFALTNGSCGVALSKMRAIRRTNSAKASSILGPFIVKTKIARHLNIGESDKAERKAPESLPTRSLSQPNGLESYGMGRPDLEDSDSDSVASNEEAVSFYPTTYAEVLYNFTAGGPQELGLERGMLIEILRKEVGPWWFGRIKKEETNLVEDILGPELGWFPKEFVRIIHCPETDNFFIAHRAAADEAAAEEAKALAEEGSVPVPVAAFAEDTDVTVTTDQSNVTLIVIESPPTPSAPSVDFVAQPDHSTIIRRSAVRELLDTEVNYVKLLAAICDGYLPAMSKRIDIFSPNSIRLIFSNITAIYKFQRKFLEALRRGIEQNQVAKVFLKMHKGFLCYSTYCNAYPRALIELETYDRVKDARTILENCRESQNLAELPLSAHLLAPVQRICRYPLHLNEIIKSALEKGAKEGNDTDGAKSAGKTTDYEQLDVNELDIPDSQDTVNLALEAMRGITEAVNEGKRHSETIARHQASFQNFKGPPLHLHSARFFLQVDATRQKQNLWNSSYTLFLFDNQLVYCKRDIIKRSHFIYKGRIFLDRCRVVNVRDGKMFGHTIKNSLRIYSESRDKWYDFSFRSANRKHRFLSTLALERQFGGKALYVSEMTGFEYNYEERPGDYSDQSDYDAQDFELATAVTSGESSLPESPAKSTSRLCETLPKKSQSRDGISSAENSQIVSTTSTGSLGRRHFGNWFRKPKSANCTPSQSPTHKPSFDADATLTEARVAAMELAEAAAALVPTDSSSA; this is encoded by the exons ATGGTTACATATCACTTTCGGTCAAGCCTAACTCAGTTTAGTGTGCCTCATCTTGAAGCGCCAAGTGGCGAAAGTGCAAAGCGCAGCAAAGTGCGAAAAGAAGGCGACAAGTCCAATATGAACACAAACAGCCCGAGCAAAAGTATGGCTGTGAAATCGTCACAGCTATATAGGTACATCGCGCCCAGGAACCGATCCATGCCTGTCATGAAGGATCCACGGAACATGACCTTGCGACG AATGCCAAAACCTGGAAGCAATGAAATGGGAACAACCAGTGACTGCGCTGCGACTTTG TCACAGCAAATAAAGGCGGTCTCCAGTCCAACGCTGTCCGAGCCGTGCTTAGAGGAGCAGCCACAAAAAGGAACTGAAAGTACGGATGTGGCTAACACAGGCAGCAGCGCCGGAAGTGGAGGCCTAGGCGTATTGCAGAAATTCAAACGCACCTTGAacaactttaacaacaaaaatcaaatgcaCATCTCTCCGCTATCACCAGCGGCAGTAGGTAACAATGTCCCAAAAACTAAGACATCGCCAACAACGCCGACCGCATCCATAGCACCTATGATAACGACGACCACAGCTGGCGATCCTGGGTCAGAGGCCGGCGATTCGAGCTCCGGAAAATACCGGTTTGGGCCCCTTATTTGGCGTTCTTCCAAAGAACGCCGTAAGACGAAGTACAACCGACGCGACAAGTGCAATTCTGGTGACTCAGGCATACAGATCGAACTAGAGCAGGATGAGCAATACTCCCGTGCGATGGCGGTGAGCCGCCAGGATGAGCCCCGCGCGTTTGCTTTAACCAATGGATCGTGTGGTGTCGCGCTCTCTAAAATGCGAGCCATACGTCGCACCAACTCTGCAAAGGCGAGCAGCATCCTTGGGCCCTTTATTGTTAAAACCAAAATAGCCAGGCATTTAAACATTGGAGAGTCTGACAAAGCTGAGCGCAAAGCGCCCGAGTCACTACCCACGCGATCGCTTAGTCAGCCGAACGGCCTAGAGTCCTACGGTATGGGTCGTCCCGATCTTGAGGATAGCGACAGCGATAGTGTCGCGTCAAACGAGGAAG CTGTAAGCTTCTACCCAACCACCTATGCGGAGGTGCTGTACAACTTCACGGCCGGCGGTCCTCAAGAACTAGGGCTAGAGAGAGGAATGCTTATAGAAATACTGCGCAAGGAAGTTGGACCCTGGTGGTTCGGCCGAATTAAGAAGGAGGAAACCAATCTGGTGGAAGACATATTGGGTCCTGAGCTGGGCTGGTTCCCCAAGGAGTTTGTGCGCATTATACACTGTCCAGAGACGGACAATTTCTTTATAGCGCACAGGGCTGCCGCTGATGAAGCGGCGGCTGAGGAAGCCAAAGCTCTTGCCGAGGAAGGGTCTGTTCCCGTTCCCGTTGCGGCATTTGCAGAGGACACAGACGTTACCGTCACCACAGACCAAAGCAACGTCACCCTTATAGTCATTGAATCACCACCAACTCCGAGTGCACCCAGTGTGGACTTTGTTGCCCAACCGGATCACAGCACGATCATACGCCGCAGTGCCGTTCGCGAACTGCTTGATACGGAGGTCAATTACGTAAAGCTCCTAGCAGCCATTTGTGATGG GTACCTGCCAGCTATGAGCAAGCGCATCGATATATTTTCGCCAAACAGTATTCGGCTTATCTTCTCCAACATAACGGCCATTTACAAGTTTCAGCGAAAGTTTCTTGAAGCCTTACGACGAGGAATAGAGCAAAACCAAGTTGCCAAAGTTTTCCTCAAAATG CATAAAGGTTTCCTATGCTACTCCACCTATTGTAACGCATACCCTCGAGCCCTAATAGAACTTGAGACCTACGATCGAGTAAAAGACGCCCGTACAATTCTTGAGAA CTGCCGCGAATCCCAAAACCTGGCCGAGCTGCCCCTCTCTGCTCACCTGCTGGCACCTGTGCAACGAATCTGCCGCTATCCCCTGCACCTCAACGAGATTATTAAGTCGGCATTGGAGAAGGGAGCCAAGGAAGGGAACGATACAGACGGTGCGAAGTCAGCTGGCAAGACAACTGACTATGAGCAACTTGATGTAAATGAACTAGACATACCCGACTCTCAAGATACTGTCAATTTGGCACTGGAAGCCATGCGCGGCATCACAGAAGCAGTCAATGAGGGCAAGCGCCACAGCGAGACGATTGCAAGGCATCAAGCCAGCTTCCAAAACTTTAAGGGACCGCCGCTGCACTTGCATAGTGCTCGCTTCTTCCTGCAAGTTGATGCCACGCGGCAGAAACAGAATCTGTGGAACAGCAGCTACACTCTGTTCCTTTTTGATAACCAGCTCGTTTACTGCAAGCGAGATATTATTAAGCGGAGCCACTTCATCTACAAAGGACGCATATTTCTCGATCGGTGTCGCGTGGTAAACGTGAGGGATGGAAAAATGTTTGGGCACACCATTAAGAACTCCCTACGCATCTATAGCGAGTCTCGAGACAAGTGGTACGATTTTAGCTTCCGTTCCGCGAACCGCAAGCATCGCTTCCTAAGCACTCTCGCCCTGGAGCGCCAGTTTGGTGGTAAAGCTCTATACGTATCAGAGATGACTGGATTCGAGTACAATTACGAGGAGCGGCCGGGCGATTACTCAGACCAATCAGATTACGATGCACAAGATTTTGAATTAGCAACTGCGGTCACCAGTGGGGAGAGCTCACTGCCTGAGTCGCCGGCCAAATCTACGTCTCGCCTGTGTGAGACACTGCCAAAAAAATCGCAGTCCAGAGACGGAATATCCAGCGCTGAAAACTCTCAAATAGTCTCTACCACATCGACAGGTTCGCTAGGAAGGCGGCATTTTGGCAATTGGTTCCGCAAGCCAAAAAGCGCAAACTGCACTCCAAGTCAATCACCGACGCATAAGCCGAGCTTCGACGCAGACGCTACGCTCACGGAAGCCCGGGTTGCTGCGATGGAACTGGCTGAAGCCGCGGCCGCGCTGGTGCCAACGGACAGCTCCTCTGCTTAA
- the LOC117141630 gene encoding uncharacterized protein LOC117141630 isoform X4 has product MLRIDKILVVSGEKASSVEVAALRYIAASIATATVDCQSSQQIKAVSSPTLSEPCLEEQPQKGTESTDVANTGSSAGSGGLGVLQKFKRTLNNFNNKNQMHISPLSPAAVGNNVPKTKTSPTTPTASIAPMITTTTAGDPGSEAGDSSSGKYRFGPLIWRSSKERRKTKYNRRDKCNSGDSGIQIELEQDEQYSRAMAVSRQDEPRAFALTNGSCGVALSKMRAIRRTNSAKASSILGPFIVKTKIARHLNIGESDKAERKAPESLPTRSLSQPNGLESYGMGRPDLEDSDSDSVASNEEAVSFYPTTYAEVLYNFTAGGPQELGLERGMLIEILRKEVGPWWFGRIKKEETNLVEDILGPELGWFPKEFVRIIHCPETDNFFIAHRAAADEAAAEEAKALAEEGSVPVPVAAFAEDTDVTVTTDQSNVTLIVIESPPTPSAPSVDFVAQPDHSTIIRRSAVRELLDTEVNYVKLLAAICDGYLPAMSKRIDIFSPNSIRLIFSNITAIYKFQRKFLEALRRGIEQNQVAKVFLKMHKGFLCYSTYCNAYPRALIELETYDRVKDARTILENCRESQNLAELPLSAHLLAPVQRICRYPLHLNEIIKSALEKGAKEGNDTDGAKSAGKTTDYEQLDVNELDIPDSQDTVNLALEAMRGITEAVNEGKRHSETIARHQASFQNFKGPPLHLHSARFFLQVDATRQKQNLWNSSYTLFLFDNQLVYCKRDIIKRSHFIYKGRIFLDRCRVVNVRDGKMFGHTIKNSLRIYSESRDKWYDFSFRSANRKHRFLSTLALERQFGGKALYVSEMTGFEYNYEERPGDYSDQSDYDAQDFELATAVTSGESSLPESPAKSTSRLCETLPKKSQSRDGISSAENSQIVSTTSTGSLGRRHFGNWFRKPKSANCTPSQSPTHKPSFDADATLTEARVAAMELAEAAAALVPTDSSSA; this is encoded by the exons ATGCTGCGAATTGATAAGATACTTGTGGTTTCGGGTGAGAAGGCGAGTTCCGTTGAAGTCGCAGCACTGCGCTACATAGCTGCATCTATTGCTACAGCCACGGTGGATTGTCAATCT TCACAGCAAATAAAGGCGGTCTCCAGTCCAACGCTGTCCGAGCCGTGCTTAGAGGAGCAGCCACAAAAAGGAACTGAAAGTACGGATGTGGCTAACACAGGCAGCAGCGCCGGAAGTGGAGGCCTAGGCGTATTGCAGAAATTCAAACGCACCTTGAacaactttaacaacaaaaatcaaatgcaCATCTCTCCGCTATCACCAGCGGCAGTAGGTAACAATGTCCCAAAAACTAAGACATCGCCAACAACGCCGACCGCATCCATAGCACCTATGATAACGACGACCACAGCTGGCGATCCTGGGTCAGAGGCCGGCGATTCGAGCTCCGGAAAATACCGGTTTGGGCCCCTTATTTGGCGTTCTTCCAAAGAACGCCGTAAGACGAAGTACAACCGACGCGACAAGTGCAATTCTGGTGACTCAGGCATACAGATCGAACTAGAGCAGGATGAGCAATACTCCCGTGCGATGGCGGTGAGCCGCCAGGATGAGCCCCGCGCGTTTGCTTTAACCAATGGATCGTGTGGTGTCGCGCTCTCTAAAATGCGAGCCATACGTCGCACCAACTCTGCAAAGGCGAGCAGCATCCTTGGGCCCTTTATTGTTAAAACCAAAATAGCCAGGCATTTAAACATTGGAGAGTCTGACAAAGCTGAGCGCAAAGCGCCCGAGTCACTACCCACGCGATCGCTTAGTCAGCCGAACGGCCTAGAGTCCTACGGTATGGGTCGTCCCGATCTTGAGGATAGCGACAGCGATAGTGTCGCGTCAAACGAGGAAG CTGTAAGCTTCTACCCAACCACCTATGCGGAGGTGCTGTACAACTTCACGGCCGGCGGTCCTCAAGAACTAGGGCTAGAGAGAGGAATGCTTATAGAAATACTGCGCAAGGAAGTTGGACCCTGGTGGTTCGGCCGAATTAAGAAGGAGGAAACCAATCTGGTGGAAGACATATTGGGTCCTGAGCTGGGCTGGTTCCCCAAGGAGTTTGTGCGCATTATACACTGTCCAGAGACGGACAATTTCTTTATAGCGCACAGGGCTGCCGCTGATGAAGCGGCGGCTGAGGAAGCCAAAGCTCTTGCCGAGGAAGGGTCTGTTCCCGTTCCCGTTGCGGCATTTGCAGAGGACACAGACGTTACCGTCACCACAGACCAAAGCAACGTCACCCTTATAGTCATTGAATCACCACCAACTCCGAGTGCACCCAGTGTGGACTTTGTTGCCCAACCGGATCACAGCACGATCATACGCCGCAGTGCCGTTCGCGAACTGCTTGATACGGAGGTCAATTACGTAAAGCTCCTAGCAGCCATTTGTGATGG GTACCTGCCAGCTATGAGCAAGCGCATCGATATATTTTCGCCAAACAGTATTCGGCTTATCTTCTCCAACATAACGGCCATTTACAAGTTTCAGCGAAAGTTTCTTGAAGCCTTACGACGAGGAATAGAGCAAAACCAAGTTGCCAAAGTTTTCCTCAAAATG CATAAAGGTTTCCTATGCTACTCCACCTATTGTAACGCATACCCTCGAGCCCTAATAGAACTTGAGACCTACGATCGAGTAAAAGACGCCCGTACAATTCTTGAGAA CTGCCGCGAATCCCAAAACCTGGCCGAGCTGCCCCTCTCTGCTCACCTGCTGGCACCTGTGCAACGAATCTGCCGCTATCCCCTGCACCTCAACGAGATTATTAAGTCGGCATTGGAGAAGGGAGCCAAGGAAGGGAACGATACAGACGGTGCGAAGTCAGCTGGCAAGACAACTGACTATGAGCAACTTGATGTAAATGAACTAGACATACCCGACTCTCAAGATACTGTCAATTTGGCACTGGAAGCCATGCGCGGCATCACAGAAGCAGTCAATGAGGGCAAGCGCCACAGCGAGACGATTGCAAGGCATCAAGCCAGCTTCCAAAACTTTAAGGGACCGCCGCTGCACTTGCATAGTGCTCGCTTCTTCCTGCAAGTTGATGCCACGCGGCAGAAACAGAATCTGTGGAACAGCAGCTACACTCTGTTCCTTTTTGATAACCAGCTCGTTTACTGCAAGCGAGATATTATTAAGCGGAGCCACTTCATCTACAAAGGACGCATATTTCTCGATCGGTGTCGCGTGGTAAACGTGAGGGATGGAAAAATGTTTGGGCACACCATTAAGAACTCCCTACGCATCTATAGCGAGTCTCGAGACAAGTGGTACGATTTTAGCTTCCGTTCCGCGAACCGCAAGCATCGCTTCCTAAGCACTCTCGCCCTGGAGCGCCAGTTTGGTGGTAAAGCTCTATACGTATCAGAGATGACTGGATTCGAGTACAATTACGAGGAGCGGCCGGGCGATTACTCAGACCAATCAGATTACGATGCACAAGATTTTGAATTAGCAACTGCGGTCACCAGTGGGGAGAGCTCACTGCCTGAGTCGCCGGCCAAATCTACGTCTCGCCTGTGTGAGACACTGCCAAAAAAATCGCAGTCCAGAGACGGAATATCCAGCGCTGAAAACTCTCAAATAGTCTCTACCACATCGACAGGTTCGCTAGGAAGGCGGCATTTTGGCAATTGGTTCCGCAAGCCAAAAAGCGCAAACTGCACTCCAAGTCAATCACCGACGCATAAGCCGAGCTTCGACGCAGACGCTACGCTCACGGAAGCCCGGGTTGCTGCGATGGAACTGGCTGAAGCCGCGGCCGCGCTGGTGCCAACGGACAGCTCCTCTGCTTAA
- the LOC117141630 gene encoding uncharacterized protein LOC117141630 isoform X2: MKMSITGADSGRASATELEESAVATLQLREPTTPPPPISGEDVFPSRVSHTTWYLPVEDSSSPPASGTNEARGASPDAEPREGDAAGDSSMSTSDEMPKPGSNEMGTTSDCAATLSQQIKAVSSPTLSEPCLEEQPQKGTESTDVANTGSSAGSGGLGVLQKFKRTLNNFNNKNQMHISPLSPAAVGNNVPKTKTSPTTPTASIAPMITTTTAGDPGSEAGDSSSGKYRFGPLIWRSSKERRKTKYNRRDKCNSGDSGIQIELEQDEQYSRAMAVSRQDEPRAFALTNGSCGVALSKMRAIRRTNSAKASSILGPFIVKTKIARHLNIGESDKAERKAPESLPTRSLSQPNGLESYGMGRPDLEDSDSDSVASNEEAVSFYPTTYAEVLYNFTAGGPQELGLERGMLIEILRKEVGPWWFGRIKKEETNLVEDILGPELGWFPKEFVRIIHCPETDNFFIAHRAAADEAAAEEAKALAEEGSVPVPVAAFAEDTDVTVTTDQSNVTLIVIESPPTPSAPSVDFVAQPDHSTIIRRSAVRELLDTEVNYVKLLAAICDGYLPAMSKRIDIFSPNSIRLIFSNITAIYKFQRKFLEALRRGIEQNQVAKVFLKMHKGFLCYSTYCNAYPRALIELETYDRVKDARTILENCRESQNLAELPLSAHLLAPVQRICRYPLHLNEIIKSALEKGAKEGNDTDGAKSAGKTTDYEQLDVNELDIPDSQDTVNLALEAMRGITEAVNEGKRHSETIARHQASFQNFKGPPLHLHSARFFLQVDATRQKQNLWNSSYTLFLFDNQLVYCKRDIIKRSHFIYKGRIFLDRCRVVNVRDGKMFGHTIKNSLRIYSESRDKWYDFSFRSANRKHRFLSTLALERQFGGKALYVSEMTGFEYNYEERPGDYSDQSDYDAQDFELATAVTSGESSLPESPAKSTSRLCETLPKKSQSRDGISSAENSQIVSTTSTGSLGRRHFGNWFRKPKSANCTPSQSPTHKPSFDADATLTEARVAAMELAEAAAALVPTDSSSA; this comes from the exons ATGAAAATGTCTATAACGGGCGCAGATAGTGGGCGTGCTTCGGCCACCGAGCTCGAGGAGTCCGCCGTCGCGACGCTGCAGCTCAGGGAGCCCACCACACCCCCGCCACCCATCAGCGGCGAGGACGTTTTCCCCAGCCGCGTCTCCCATACCACGTGGTACTTGCCCGTGGAGGACTCGTCCTCGCCGCCCGCATCAGGCACCAACGAAGCTCGTGGCGCGTCGCCTGACGCTGAGCCCCGGGAAGGGGATGCAGCTGGCGACTCGTCAATGAGCACCAGTGACGA AATGCCAAAACCTGGAAGCAATGAAATGGGAACAACCAGTGACTGCGCTGCGACTTTG TCACAGCAAATAAAGGCGGTCTCCAGTCCAACGCTGTCCGAGCCGTGCTTAGAGGAGCAGCCACAAAAAGGAACTGAAAGTACGGATGTGGCTAACACAGGCAGCAGCGCCGGAAGTGGAGGCCTAGGCGTATTGCAGAAATTCAAACGCACCTTGAacaactttaacaacaaaaatcaaatgcaCATCTCTCCGCTATCACCAGCGGCAGTAGGTAACAATGTCCCAAAAACTAAGACATCGCCAACAACGCCGACCGCATCCATAGCACCTATGATAACGACGACCACAGCTGGCGATCCTGGGTCAGAGGCCGGCGATTCGAGCTCCGGAAAATACCGGTTTGGGCCCCTTATTTGGCGTTCTTCCAAAGAACGCCGTAAGACGAAGTACAACCGACGCGACAAGTGCAATTCTGGTGACTCAGGCATACAGATCGAACTAGAGCAGGATGAGCAATACTCCCGTGCGATGGCGGTGAGCCGCCAGGATGAGCCCCGCGCGTTTGCTTTAACCAATGGATCGTGTGGTGTCGCGCTCTCTAAAATGCGAGCCATACGTCGCACCAACTCTGCAAAGGCGAGCAGCATCCTTGGGCCCTTTATTGTTAAAACCAAAATAGCCAGGCATTTAAACATTGGAGAGTCTGACAAAGCTGAGCGCAAAGCGCCCGAGTCACTACCCACGCGATCGCTTAGTCAGCCGAACGGCCTAGAGTCCTACGGTATGGGTCGTCCCGATCTTGAGGATAGCGACAGCGATAGTGTCGCGTCAAACGAGGAAG CTGTAAGCTTCTACCCAACCACCTATGCGGAGGTGCTGTACAACTTCACGGCCGGCGGTCCTCAAGAACTAGGGCTAGAGAGAGGAATGCTTATAGAAATACTGCGCAAGGAAGTTGGACCCTGGTGGTTCGGCCGAATTAAGAAGGAGGAAACCAATCTGGTGGAAGACATATTGGGTCCTGAGCTGGGCTGGTTCCCCAAGGAGTTTGTGCGCATTATACACTGTCCAGAGACGGACAATTTCTTTATAGCGCACAGGGCTGCCGCTGATGAAGCGGCGGCTGAGGAAGCCAAAGCTCTTGCCGAGGAAGGGTCTGTTCCCGTTCCCGTTGCGGCATTTGCAGAGGACACAGACGTTACCGTCACCACAGACCAAAGCAACGTCACCCTTATAGTCATTGAATCACCACCAACTCCGAGTGCACCCAGTGTGGACTTTGTTGCCCAACCGGATCACAGCACGATCATACGCCGCAGTGCCGTTCGCGAACTGCTTGATACGGAGGTCAATTACGTAAAGCTCCTAGCAGCCATTTGTGATGG GTACCTGCCAGCTATGAGCAAGCGCATCGATATATTTTCGCCAAACAGTATTCGGCTTATCTTCTCCAACATAACGGCCATTTACAAGTTTCAGCGAAAGTTTCTTGAAGCCTTACGACGAGGAATAGAGCAAAACCAAGTTGCCAAAGTTTTCCTCAAAATG CATAAAGGTTTCCTATGCTACTCCACCTATTGTAACGCATACCCTCGAGCCCTAATAGAACTTGAGACCTACGATCGAGTAAAAGACGCCCGTACAATTCTTGAGAA CTGCCGCGAATCCCAAAACCTGGCCGAGCTGCCCCTCTCTGCTCACCTGCTGGCACCTGTGCAACGAATCTGCCGCTATCCCCTGCACCTCAACGAGATTATTAAGTCGGCATTGGAGAAGGGAGCCAAGGAAGGGAACGATACAGACGGTGCGAAGTCAGCTGGCAAGACAACTGACTATGAGCAACTTGATGTAAATGAACTAGACATACCCGACTCTCAAGATACTGTCAATTTGGCACTGGAAGCCATGCGCGGCATCACAGAAGCAGTCAATGAGGGCAAGCGCCACAGCGAGACGATTGCAAGGCATCAAGCCAGCTTCCAAAACTTTAAGGGACCGCCGCTGCACTTGCATAGTGCTCGCTTCTTCCTGCAAGTTGATGCCACGCGGCAGAAACAGAATCTGTGGAACAGCAGCTACACTCTGTTCCTTTTTGATAACCAGCTCGTTTACTGCAAGCGAGATATTATTAAGCGGAGCCACTTCATCTACAAAGGACGCATATTTCTCGATCGGTGTCGCGTGGTAAACGTGAGGGATGGAAAAATGTTTGGGCACACCATTAAGAACTCCCTACGCATCTATAGCGAGTCTCGAGACAAGTGGTACGATTTTAGCTTCCGTTCCGCGAACCGCAAGCATCGCTTCCTAAGCACTCTCGCCCTGGAGCGCCAGTTTGGTGGTAAAGCTCTATACGTATCAGAGATGACTGGATTCGAGTACAATTACGAGGAGCGGCCGGGCGATTACTCAGACCAATCAGATTACGATGCACAAGATTTTGAATTAGCAACTGCGGTCACCAGTGGGGAGAGCTCACTGCCTGAGTCGCCGGCCAAATCTACGTCTCGCCTGTGTGAGACACTGCCAAAAAAATCGCAGTCCAGAGACGGAATATCCAGCGCTGAAAACTCTCAAATAGTCTCTACCACATCGACAGGTTCGCTAGGAAGGCGGCATTTTGGCAATTGGTTCCGCAAGCCAAAAAGCGCAAACTGCACTCCAAGTCAATCACCGACGCATAAGCCGAGCTTCGACGCAGACGCTACGCTCACGGAAGCCCGGGTTGCTGCGATGGAACTGGCTGAAGCCGCGGCCGCGCTGGTGCCAACGGACAGCTCCTCTGCTTAA